The Ignavibacteria bacterium genome window below encodes:
- a CDS encoding aldehyde dehydrogenase family protein: MTSKEIPTLKNYINGKWVSSSSGKTTPNINPANTNEVLCHTPLSTREETKEAIAYAKEAFHKWKTTPSPVRGKMMFQAMRLLQERIEDVAIALTKEEGKILREARGEIQRAINIMEFTAGEGRRLNGKTIPSELPNTFIYTIRQPLGVMGLITPWNFPNAIPLWKIAPALVAGNTVVFKPATNTPLSAVKIVEIFEEAGFPPGVLNLVFGNGSVVGDEIVNNKDVHGISFTGSNEIGCGLYEQASRRGIRVQCEMGGKNPLVILADADLSLAVEGAILGGFGSTGQRCTAASRLIVEESVAAQFTELMLKRLENFKVGDGIKSETDMGPSVDEGQMKTVLNYIDIGKQDGAHLLKGGKRLTNGDFANGYFVEPTLFDNVTPQMRIAQEEIFGPVISIIRAKNFDDAVEIANGVKFGLSASLYSHDIAKIMRFAEMSEVGKVHINSATIGGEAQAPFGGSKSTGIGPREQGTEVFDFYTEIKTVYIDFTGKKRETNIY, encoded by the coding sequence ATAACGTCAAAAGAAATCCCCACACTGAAAAACTACATCAACGGAAAATGGGTTTCCTCTTCGAGCGGAAAAACTACGCCGAACATCAATCCTGCAAACACAAATGAAGTGTTGTGCCACACTCCCCTTTCCACACGCGAAGAAACAAAAGAAGCAATTGCGTACGCGAAAGAAGCGTTTCACAAATGGAAAACCACGCCATCACCTGTGCGCGGAAAGATGATGTTTCAAGCGATGAGATTATTGCAGGAACGCATTGAAGACGTTGCAATTGCGCTCACGAAAGAAGAAGGAAAAATTCTTCGAGAAGCGCGCGGGGAAATTCAGCGAGCGATTAACATAATGGAATTTACAGCCGGCGAAGGTCGTCGTCTTAACGGAAAAACAATTCCTTCCGAACTTCCAAACACATTTATTTATACAATTCGTCAACCGCTTGGTGTGATGGGATTGATTACTCCATGGAATTTTCCGAATGCAATTCCGTTGTGGAAAATTGCACCTGCACTCGTTGCTGGAAATACAGTTGTGTTCAAACCCGCTACGAACACGCCGCTTTCTGCCGTAAAGATTGTCGAGATATTTGAAGAAGCGGGATTTCCACCGGGAGTTTTAAATTTGGTTTTTGGAAACGGAAGCGTTGTCGGTGATGAGATTGTCAATAACAAAGATGTTCACGGAATTTCTTTCACAGGTTCCAATGAAATTGGTTGCGGATTGTATGAACAAGCATCACGTCGTGGAATTCGAGTGCAATGCGAAATGGGTGGAAAAAATCCTCTCGTCATTCTTGCAGATGCAGATCTGAGTCTTGCTGTTGAAGGAGCAATACTCGGTGGATTCGGTTCCACGGGACAACGATGCACTGCAGCAAGTCGTTTGATAGTAGAAGAAAGTGTAGCGGCTCAATTTACCGAATTGATGTTGAAGCGATTGGAAAATTTCAAAGTCGGCGATGGAATAAAATCTGAAACCGATATGGGACCAAGCGTTGATGAAGGACAAATGAAAACGGTATTGAATTACATTGATATCGGTAAACAAGATGGCGCGCATTTGCTCAAAGGCGGAAAACGATTGACGAATGGAGATTTTGCAAATGGATATTTTGTCGAGCCGACATTGTTCGATAACGTTACGCCGCAAATGAGAATAGCGCAAGAAGAAATTTTTGGTCCGGTGATTTCGATTATTCGCGCGAAGAATTTTGATGATGCAGTAGAAATTGCAAACGGTGTAAAGTTCGGTTTGTCTGCGTCGCTGTATTCTCACGACATTGCAAAAATTATGCGCTTCGCAGAAATGAGTGAAGTGGGAAAAGTGCATATCAACTCTGCTACGATTGGCGGAGAAGCACAAGCACCATTTGGTGGAAGCAAATCAACCGGCATCGGTCCACGCGAACAAGGAACGGAAGTGTTTGATTTCTACACCGAAATAAAAACCGTGTATATTGATTTTACAGGAAAGAAACGAGAGACGAATATTTATTGA